A stretch of the Alnus glutinosa chromosome 6, dhAlnGlut1.1, whole genome shotgun sequence genome encodes the following:
- the LOC133870356 gene encoding BTB/POZ domain-containing protein At2g30600 isoform X1: MMEMKEKKFLTVAPFECAWRKDLKFREAGRGCVAFEAFAHNDVTLVFRENVGSQHYHYKRDNSPHYTIILGSHRNKRLKIEVDGKPVVDVAGVGLCSSSAFQSYWISIYDGLISIGKGRYPFQNLVFQWLDSNPNCSVQYVGLSSWDKHVGYRNVNVLPLRHNHISLWKHVDCGELEVEEGAEEYLKNEFTDYEKWDLANFLESWELSDFVFIVGTEERPVPAHKAILEASGNFPLSSSEDVAHLQDVNYPVLHALLRYIYTGRTQIPESQLGSLRALGLHFEVVPLVKQCEETMERFKLNKKLFDSGKNVELSYPSTRPHCCATFPSGLPVNIQKLKQLHLTGQFSDASIYIEGQGLVAQPHKIILSLWSFPFAKMFTNGMNETMSSEVSLRDVSPEAFKAMLEFMYSGELDMEVIMDSSALLLQLLFLADQFGVTLLHQECCKTLLECLSEDSVGPILQVVSSIPSCKLIEETCKRKFAMHFDYCTTASLDFVLLDETTFTDIIQHPDLTVTSEEKVLNAILMWGLRAKEFYGWEVVDDLIINSAPGHLFGERLPSVHHMLGFVRFPLLLCALLKKLEKSSISRHILNFDNLVKEAINYVEFGLAGLENDQNARFQHRRSSYKELQYICDGDSYGVLYFAGTSYGKHQWVNPVLSKRITITASSPPSRYTDPKILASRTYQGTSFAGPRMEDGHRCAWWAVDIGQDHQLMCNYYTLRQDGSRAYMRSWNLQGSLDGKTWTNLRIHENDQTVCKPGQFASWPIVGPNALLPFRFFRVLLTSPTTDASNPWNFSICFLELYGYFH, translated from the exons ATGATGGAAATGAAAGAGAAGAAGTTCCTTACAGTGGCACCCTTTGAGTGTGCTTGGCGAAAGGATTTGAAATTTCGGGAAGCCGGGAGGGGTTGTGTGGCTTTTGAGGCTTTCGCTCACAACGATGTCACCCTGGTTTTCCGGGAGAATGTGGGAAGCCAACACTACCATTACAAAAGGGATAATAGTCCTCACTATACAATTATATTGGGTAGTCATAGGAATAAGAGGTTGAAAATTGAGGTAGATGGGAAACCTGTGGTTGATGTGGCGGGTGTTGGGCTTTGTTCTTCTTCGGCGTTTCAAAGCTATTGGATCAGTATCTACGACGGGTTGATAAGTATTGGTAAGGGAAGATACCCTTTTCAGAATCTTGTCTTTCAGTGGCTAGATTCAAATCCGAATTGTAGCGTTCAATATGTTGGGCTTAGTAGCTGGGATAAACATGTAGGATATAGAAATGTGAATGTGTTGCCTTTAAGGCATAATCATATATCTTTGTGGAAGCATGTGGATTGTGGTGAATTAGAAGTTGAGGAGGGTGCGgaagaatatttgaaaaatgagtTCACAGATTATGAGAAATGGGATCTTGCAAATTTTCTTGAGAGTTGGGAATTATCGGACTTTGTTTTCATTGTTGGCACTGAGGAAAGACCGGTACCTGCTCACAAGGCAATCTTGGAAGCATCTGGTAATTTTCCTTTGAGTTCGTCCGAAGATGTTGCCCACCTTCAGGATGTAAATTATCCAGTTCTCCATGCGCTTCTTCGGTATATCTACACAGGCCGCACCCAG ATTCCAGAGTCACAACTTGGTTCCTTGAGGGCTCTGGGCTTACATTTTGAAGTGGTGCCATTGGTCAAGCAGTGTGAAGAAACCATGGAAcggtttaaattaaataaaaagttgtTTGACTCGGGTAAGAATGTGGAATTATCATATCCGAGCACTAGGCCCCATTGTTGTGCAACCTTCCCTTCTGGACTTCCTGTCAATATCCAAAAGCTCAAACAATTGCACTTAACTGGCCAATTCAGTGACGCGAGCATCTATATTGAGGGCCAAGGTCTTGTTGCCCAGCCTCATAAAATTATTCTCAGTTTGTGGAGTTTCCCATTTGCaaag ATGTTCACAAATGGAATGAATGAAACCATGTCATCAGAGGTTTCTTTGAGGGATGTGTCACCAGAAGCATTCAAGGCTATGCTTGAGTTCATGTATAGTGGTGAACTTGATATGGAAGTCATTATGGATTCCAGTGCCTTGTTACTCCAACTTTTGTTTTTGGCTGACCAATTTGGAGTTACTCTCCTTCATCAGGAATGCTGCAAAACACTTTTAGAATGCCTCTCGGAG GACTCAGTAGGTCCTATCCTCCAAGTGGTCTCATCAATCCCATCATGTAAACTTATCGAAGAAACGTGTAAGAGGAAATTTGCAATGCACTTCGATTACTGTACAACTGCAAGCCTTGACTTTGTCTTGCTAGACGAGACAACTTTTACCGATATAATTCAG CATCCAGATTTGACAGTAACATCTGAAGAAAAAGTTCTCAATGCAATCTTAATGTGGGGCTTGAGAGCAAAGGAATTTTATGGGTGGGAGGTGGTGGATGATTTAATCATAAATTCAGCCCCTGGACACCTTTTCGGGGAAAGGCTTCCGTCTGTTCATCACATGTTAGGATTTGTCCGATTTCCGTTACTTCTGTGTGCTTTACTTAAGAAG TTGGAGAAGAGCAGCATTAGTAGGCATATTCTTAATTTTGATAATCTT GTGAAGGAGGCCATCAATTATGTAGAATTTGGATTGGCAGGGCTAGAAAATGATCAAAA TGCAAGATTTCAACATAGGCGATCTAGTTATAAGGAGCTCCAGTACATCTGTGATGGGGACAGCTATGGAGTTCTGTACTTTGCAGGCACATCGTATGGGAAACATCAATGGGTAAATCCCGTTCTGTCTAAG CGAATTACTATTACAGCCAGCAGTCCCCCTTCACGATACACTGATCCCAAGATTTTGGCCTCCAGAACTTATCAG GGAACGTCATTTGCTGGGCCTCGGATGGAAGATGGACATAGGTGTGCATGGTGGGCAGTTGACATTGGCCAAGACCATCAG CTTATGTGCAACTACTACACCTTGAGACAGGACGGTTCAAGGGCTTACATGAGATCTTGGAATCTCCAG GGCTCTTTGGATGGGAAGACTTGGACAAACTTGAGAATACATGAGAATGATCAAACAGTGTGTAAACCTGGGCAGTTTGCATCGTGGCCGATAGTTGGACCTAACGCTCTCCTACCTTTCAGATTCTTCAGGGTTCTACTTACGAGCCCGACCACTGATGCTTCTAACCCCTGGAACTTCAGCATTTGCTTCTTAGAACTTTATGGTTACTTCCACTAG
- the LOC133870356 gene encoding BTB/POZ domain-containing protein At2g30600 isoform X2, translating to MMEMKEKKFLTVAPFECAWRKDLKFREAGRGCVAFEAFAHNDVTLVFRENVGSQHYHYKRDNSPHYTIILGSHRNKRLKIEVDGKPVVDVAGVGLCSSSAFQSYWISIYDGLISIGKGRYPFQNLVFQWLDSNPNCSVQYVGLSSWDKHVGYRNVNVLPLRHNHISLWKHVDCGELEVEEGAEEYLKNEFTDYEKWDLANFLESWELSDFVFIVGTEERPVPAHKAILEASGNFPLSSSEDVAHLQDVNYPVLHALLRYIYTGRTQIPESQLGSLRALGLHFEVVPLVKQCEETMERFKLNKKLFDSGKNVELSYPSTRPHCCATFPSGLPVNIQKLKQLHLTGQFSDASIYIEGQGLVAQPHKIILSLWSFPFAKMFTNGMNETMSSEVSLRDVSPEAFKAMLEFMYSGELDMEVIMDSSALLLQLLFLADQFGVTLLHQECCKTLLECLSEDSVGPILQVVSSIPSCKLIEETCKRKFAMHFDYCTTASLDFVLLDETTFTDIIQHPDLTVTSEEKVLNAILMWGLRAKEFYGWEVVDDLIINSAPGHLFGERLPSVHHMLGFVRFPLLLCALLKKLEKSSISRHILNFDNLVKEAINYVEFGLAGLENDQNARFQHRRSSYKELQYICDGDSYGVLYFAGTSYGKHQWVNPVLSKPAVPLHDTLIPRFWPPELIRERHLLGLGWKMDIGVHGGQLTLAKTISLCATTTP from the exons ATGATGGAAATGAAAGAGAAGAAGTTCCTTACAGTGGCACCCTTTGAGTGTGCTTGGCGAAAGGATTTGAAATTTCGGGAAGCCGGGAGGGGTTGTGTGGCTTTTGAGGCTTTCGCTCACAACGATGTCACCCTGGTTTTCCGGGAGAATGTGGGAAGCCAACACTACCATTACAAAAGGGATAATAGTCCTCACTATACAATTATATTGGGTAGTCATAGGAATAAGAGGTTGAAAATTGAGGTAGATGGGAAACCTGTGGTTGATGTGGCGGGTGTTGGGCTTTGTTCTTCTTCGGCGTTTCAAAGCTATTGGATCAGTATCTACGACGGGTTGATAAGTATTGGTAAGGGAAGATACCCTTTTCAGAATCTTGTCTTTCAGTGGCTAGATTCAAATCCGAATTGTAGCGTTCAATATGTTGGGCTTAGTAGCTGGGATAAACATGTAGGATATAGAAATGTGAATGTGTTGCCTTTAAGGCATAATCATATATCTTTGTGGAAGCATGTGGATTGTGGTGAATTAGAAGTTGAGGAGGGTGCGgaagaatatttgaaaaatgagtTCACAGATTATGAGAAATGGGATCTTGCAAATTTTCTTGAGAGTTGGGAATTATCGGACTTTGTTTTCATTGTTGGCACTGAGGAAAGACCGGTACCTGCTCACAAGGCAATCTTGGAAGCATCTGGTAATTTTCCTTTGAGTTCGTCCGAAGATGTTGCCCACCTTCAGGATGTAAATTATCCAGTTCTCCATGCGCTTCTTCGGTATATCTACACAGGCCGCACCCAG ATTCCAGAGTCACAACTTGGTTCCTTGAGGGCTCTGGGCTTACATTTTGAAGTGGTGCCATTGGTCAAGCAGTGTGAAGAAACCATGGAAcggtttaaattaaataaaaagttgtTTGACTCGGGTAAGAATGTGGAATTATCATATCCGAGCACTAGGCCCCATTGTTGTGCAACCTTCCCTTCTGGACTTCCTGTCAATATCCAAAAGCTCAAACAATTGCACTTAACTGGCCAATTCAGTGACGCGAGCATCTATATTGAGGGCCAAGGTCTTGTTGCCCAGCCTCATAAAATTATTCTCAGTTTGTGGAGTTTCCCATTTGCaaag ATGTTCACAAATGGAATGAATGAAACCATGTCATCAGAGGTTTCTTTGAGGGATGTGTCACCAGAAGCATTCAAGGCTATGCTTGAGTTCATGTATAGTGGTGAACTTGATATGGAAGTCATTATGGATTCCAGTGCCTTGTTACTCCAACTTTTGTTTTTGGCTGACCAATTTGGAGTTACTCTCCTTCATCAGGAATGCTGCAAAACACTTTTAGAATGCCTCTCGGAG GACTCAGTAGGTCCTATCCTCCAAGTGGTCTCATCAATCCCATCATGTAAACTTATCGAAGAAACGTGTAAGAGGAAATTTGCAATGCACTTCGATTACTGTACAACTGCAAGCCTTGACTTTGTCTTGCTAGACGAGACAACTTTTACCGATATAATTCAG CATCCAGATTTGACAGTAACATCTGAAGAAAAAGTTCTCAATGCAATCTTAATGTGGGGCTTGAGAGCAAAGGAATTTTATGGGTGGGAGGTGGTGGATGATTTAATCATAAATTCAGCCCCTGGACACCTTTTCGGGGAAAGGCTTCCGTCTGTTCATCACATGTTAGGATTTGTCCGATTTCCGTTACTTCTGTGTGCTTTACTTAAGAAG TTGGAGAAGAGCAGCATTAGTAGGCATATTCTTAATTTTGATAATCTT GTGAAGGAGGCCATCAATTATGTAGAATTTGGATTGGCAGGGCTAGAAAATGATCAAAA TGCAAGATTTCAACATAGGCGATCTAGTTATAAGGAGCTCCAGTACATCTGTGATGGGGACAGCTATGGAGTTCTGTACTTTGCAGGCACATCGTATGGGAAACATCAATGGGTAAATCCCGTTCTGTCTAAG CCAGCAGTCCCCCTTCACGATACACTGATCCCAAGATTTTGGCCTCCAGAACTTATCAG GGAACGTCATTTGCTGGGCCTCGGATGGAAGATGGACATAGGTGTGCATGGTGGGCAGTTGACATTGGCCAAGACCATCAG CTTATGTGCAACTACTACACCTTGA